The following coding sequences lie in one Alloacidobacterium dinghuense genomic window:
- a CDS encoding TetR/AcrR family transcriptional regulator, whose translation MGTFLSKGEKTRDKIIRKAAAVFNQRGYSGTSLSELMEETGLEKGGIYRHFDSKEDLAVAAFDYAWSEIKQRRLAMLDQIPSPLGKLHGMINGFAAKPSAVPGGCALMNTAIDSDDGNPVLRAHAREALREWLSYIEDLVSQALRKGEIDAGASPSSIASIIIATLEGSLMMSRLTNDRTAMSHAREHLHKMVDGITTK comes from the coding sequence GTGGGCACTTTTCTCAGCAAGGGCGAGAAGACGCGCGACAAGATTATCCGCAAGGCAGCCGCCGTCTTTAATCAGCGCGGATACTCGGGCACCAGTCTGTCGGAACTCATGGAAGAGACAGGACTTGAGAAGGGTGGCATCTATCGCCATTTCGATAGCAAGGAAGATCTCGCCGTCGCCGCATTCGATTACGCCTGGTCTGAAATCAAGCAACGGCGTCTGGCCATGCTTGACCAGATCCCGAGCCCGCTCGGCAAGCTGCATGGAATGATCAACGGCTTCGCTGCCAAGCCTTCGGCAGTGCCCGGCGGATGCGCGCTGATGAACACTGCGATTGATTCCGACGACGGCAACCCTGTCCTACGCGCGCATGCCCGAGAAGCTCTGCGCGAATGGCTGAGTTACATCGAGGACCTGGTCTCCCAGGCACTGCGAAAAGGGGAAATTGACGCAGGAGCCTCGCCATCCAGCATCGCCTCGATCATCATTGCAACGCTTGAAGGCAGCCTGATGATGTCTCGCCTAACAAATGATCGCACCGCGATGTCACACGCGCGCGAACATCTCCACAAGATGGTCGATGGCATCACGACAAAATAA
- a CDS encoding GNAT family N-acetyltransferase — protein MSNDASVLDNPIWHALSTAHAHFAEGDDLAKRYRTDIGPLSGMRDTSPEAYHSLARLLGPDDIAVLFLTDLPTPPDSLRLIRCFPMYQMICLSPPQIPDRDLTIKKLTTADVPEMIELAEATEPGPFRQRTIELGGYRGIPVDGCLASMTGQRCGLNDFTEVSAVCTWPEFRGRGYAKALVATVANGVFEQNKTPFLGVREDNTGAVRVYEKVGFKIRRSLHVTVLKRSQ, from the coding sequence ATGAGCAACGACGCATCTGTTCTCGACAACCCGATCTGGCACGCCCTCTCAACCGCACACGCTCACTTCGCCGAAGGCGATGACCTTGCGAAACGCTACCGGACCGACATTGGCCCGCTCTCCGGAATGCGCGATACTAGCCCCGAGGCCTACCATTCGCTTGCACGGCTGCTGGGTCCGGACGATATTGCCGTCTTATTCCTCACAGACCTTCCAACGCCACCGGACAGTCTGCGTTTGATTCGATGCTTCCCCATGTACCAGATGATTTGCCTCTCGCCTCCTCAAATCCCAGATCGCGATTTGACCATAAAAAAACTCACCACCGCAGATGTGCCTGAGATGATAGAACTCGCCGAAGCCACCGAGCCCGGCCCTTTTCGACAGCGAACCATCGAACTCGGTGGCTATCGCGGAATCCCCGTCGACGGATGCCTTGCCTCGATGACCGGACAACGCTGCGGCCTCAACGACTTCACCGAGGTCAGCGCCGTCTGTACCTGGCCCGAGTTCCGCGGACGCGGCTACGCCAAGGCTCTCGTAGCCACCGTCGCGAACGGCGTCTTCGAGCAGAACAAGACGCCCTTCCTCGGCGTCCGCGAGGACAACACCGGGGCTGTCCGTGTCTATGAAAAGGTCGGTTTCAAGATCAGGCGCAGCCTTCACGTGACCGTGCTGAAAAGGTCGCAATAA
- a CDS encoding M20/M25/M40 family metallo-hydrolase, protein MFDRCRRPMSALLLTVAIPAFAAFAADKAKTKPAEDTTPSYEQPQPATENLDLTMYQRIREEGLAHSKIMEYGSALTDDIGPRLTGSPNMAKANAWTRDQLTAMGCANAHLEDWGEFGMGWQQLNTWVRMTAPDTAVFIAQATPWSPSTNGTVSGEAVYVNIQSDADFDQYKGKLAGKIVLLGEMREVPPLDKVLFERYTDKELEELAQYPVNDRAAADMQARLRTYMQRYRMVDKIAQFLADEKAAAVIRPSRDGKNGGGSGGTIFDDNGAALGRQPYLADHKVKVPVIVMAIESYGRVYRLLQAHVPVTLEMDVETKFTGDHEHGFDTVAEIPGTDPKLKDEVVMVGGHLDSWIAGTGATDNGAGSIVAMEVMRILNALQVKPRRTIRIALWSGEEQGLYGSRGYVKQHFGYAAPLNTPDQAQLPEFLRKTGPLEIKPEQKVVSGYFNVDNGSGKIRGVYLQENAAIAPIFEQWIAPLKDLGVTTLSMRNTGGTDHLSFDAVGIPGFQFIQDDLDYESRTHHSNQDVYERLQPADLKQIATVEAIFVYNAAMRDQMLPRKPLPHPELRDQQNAPLPNLFPGAVPPADEKK, encoded by the coding sequence ATGTTCGATCGCTGTCGCCGGCCCATGTCGGCGCTGCTGCTTACAGTAGCCATTCCAGCCTTTGCCGCCTTCGCCGCTGACAAAGCCAAAACCAAACCCGCCGAAGACACTACCCCATCTTACGAACAGCCCCAGCCCGCAACCGAAAATCTCGACCTCACCATGTACCAGCGCATTCGCGAAGAGGGCCTGGCGCACTCGAAGATCATGGAGTATGGCTCCGCGCTGACCGACGACATCGGCCCGCGCCTAACCGGCTCGCCGAACATGGCCAAGGCCAATGCCTGGACGCGCGATCAGCTCACCGCCATGGGTTGCGCCAACGCGCATCTTGAGGACTGGGGCGAGTTCGGAATGGGCTGGCAGCAGCTCAACACGTGGGTACGCATGACCGCGCCCGACACCGCCGTCTTTATTGCGCAGGCTACGCCATGGTCGCCATCGACCAACGGAACCGTGAGCGGGGAAGCCGTCTACGTCAATATTCAAAGCGACGCCGACTTCGATCAGTACAAAGGAAAACTCGCCGGAAAAATCGTACTGCTCGGCGAAATGCGCGAGGTTCCACCTCTCGACAAAGTCCTTTTCGAGCGTTACACCGACAAGGAGCTTGAAGAACTCGCCCAATATCCGGTGAACGACCGCGCCGCTGCGGACATGCAGGCGCGTCTGCGCACCTACATGCAGCGCTACCGCATGGTTGACAAGATCGCCCAATTCCTCGCCGATGAGAAGGCCGCAGCCGTTATCCGGCCCAGCCGCGACGGCAAGAATGGCGGCGGCTCCGGCGGAACTATCTTCGACGACAACGGCGCCGCGCTCGGACGCCAGCCCTACCTCGCCGACCACAAAGTCAAAGTCCCCGTCATCGTCATGGCGATCGAGAGCTACGGCCGCGTTTACCGCCTCCTGCAGGCGCATGTCCCCGTCACGCTTGAAATGGATGTCGAAACCAAATTCACCGGTGACCACGAGCATGGATTTGATACCGTCGCCGAAATCCCCGGAACCGATCCCAAGCTGAAAGACGAAGTCGTCATGGTCGGCGGCCACCTCGATAGCTGGATCGCCGGCACAGGCGCCACCGACAACGGCGCAGGCTCGATCGTTGCCATGGAAGTCATGCGCATCCTGAATGCATTGCAGGTCAAGCCGCGCCGCACCATCCGCATCGCCCTCTGGAGCGGCGAAGAACAAGGCCTCTACGGTTCACGCGGATACGTGAAGCAGCACTTCGGCTACGCAGCCCCGCTCAACACGCCCGACCAGGCACAGCTGCCAGAGTTCCTGCGTAAGACCGGACCGCTCGAAATCAAGCCCGAACAGAAGGTCGTCTCCGGCTACTTCAACGTCGATAACGGCTCGGGCAAAATCCGTGGCGTATACCTACAAGAGAACGCCGCCATCGCGCCCATCTTCGAGCAGTGGATCGCCCCGCTCAAGGATCTCGGCGTAACGACCCTCTCCATGCGCAACACCGGAGGCACGGACCACCTGTCCTTCGATGCCGTCGGCATCCCGGGCTTTCAGTTCATTCAGGATGACCTCGATTATGAGAGCCGCACCCACCACTCCAACCAGGACGTCTACGAACGCCTGCAACCTGCCGACCTGAAGCAGATCGCGACCGTGGAAGCTATCTTCGTCTACAACGCCGCCATGCGCGACCAGATGCTGCCCCGCAAGCCGTTGCCGCACCCTGAGCTGCGCGACCAGCAGAACGCTCCGCTGCCGAACCTCTTCCCCGGCGCAGTCCCGCCAGCGGATGAGAAGAAATAA